From the Notolabrus celidotus isolate fNotCel1 chromosome 12, fNotCel1.pri, whole genome shotgun sequence genome, one window contains:
- the sbk3 gene encoding uncharacterized serine/threonine-protein kinase SBK3: protein MTAATAQELDERCFLSAQSMPSLKVSEHFQVVKLLGEGSYGKVMLAVHRKRGTPMALKFFPRRSTTLTSFLREYNLSLSYCTHPSLTRALGIFFSTPTYYVFAQQAGLYGDLYSVIVSEVGVDEECVQRVMSQLSGAVTHLHSLGFVHRDIKPENIFLCDSSCRWVKLGDFGLTRAIGATVRAVWYESPFCTPEVEPAKAAEKEMERRISEGTEDEMEDIWVTVEPCIDSWALGVLVYCLLTGCFPWEESTHDDRGFRRYKEWFDREAEKEEKDSYIILKENQRDSPLPSQFEGLSSLAMTLLKELLNPQPKLRGNPEEILSYLGGPWLMETEREEKRKAEEAQKEARKIRDGAGVAEELPRGDNMQLKQARQRFQSGLWNDFAK from the exons ATGACA GCTGCAACAGCTCAGGAACTTGATGAGCGATGTTTCCTGTCGGCGCAGTCCATGCCCAGTCTGAAGGTTTCCGAACACTTCCAGGTGGTCAAGCTCCTGGGAGAAGGATCTTATGGAAAGGTCATGTTAGCCGTACACAGAAAGAGAG GAACCCCTATGGCTCTCAAATTCTTCCCTCGTCGATCTACAACGCTCACCTCTTTTCTGCGTGAATAcaacctctctctttcttactgCACCCATCCATCTCTCACACGGGCCCTGGGGATCTTCTTTTCCACTCCCACCTACTATGTCTTTGCTCAGCAAGCCGGCCTATACGGTGACCTCTACAGTGTGATAGTGTCTGAG GTTGGTGTGGATGAAGAGTGTGTCCAGAGGGTGATGTCCCAGCTGAGCGGTGCAGTTACACATCTTCACTCCCTGGGCTTCGTCCACCGTGACATCAAACCTGAGAACATCTTCCTGTGTGACAGTTCCTGCCGCTGGGTCAAACTGGGGGATTTCGGTCTCACCCGGGCCATTGGCGCCACCGTTCGTGCTGTCTGGTACGAGTCACCCTTCTGCACTCCTGAGGTGGAACCTGCCAAAGCAGCTGAgaaggagatggagaggaggataaGTGAGGGGACAGAGGATGAGATGGAGGACATTTGGGTGACGGTGGAGCCTTGCATTGACAGCTGGGCCCTCGGTGTGCTCGTCTACTGCCTCTTAACTGGTTGCTTCCCCTGGGAGGAGAGCACCCACGATGATCGCGGCTTCCGTAGATACAAAGAGTGGTTCGACCGAGAGgctgaaaaggaggaaaaagataGTTACATAATCCTGAAGGAGAACCAAAGGGACAGCCCTCTTCCTTCACAGTTTGAGGGCCTCAGCTCGCTAGCTATGACTCTTTTAAAGGAGCTGCTCAATCCGCAACCAAAGCTAAGAGGAAACCCCGAAGAGATCCTGAGTTACCTCGGAGGGCCATGgctgatggagacagagagggaagagaagaggaaggcaGAGGAGGCACAGAAGGAGGCCCGGAAAATAAGAGATGGAGCAGGTGTAGCAGAGGAGCTG